A part of Puntigrus tetrazona isolate hp1 chromosome 21, ASM1883169v1, whole genome shotgun sequence genomic DNA contains:
- the fgf1b gene encoding fibroblast growth factor 1b produces MTERDLTAFTLLPTATEHKDPKHNSLQKLYCRNGGYHLRIQPSGTVDASRQENDAYTLLKVKAVKAGLVAIRGHETGLYLAMDKYGKLYGTVTLNDECYFVEKMEENHYNTYRSQRYQENGDWYVGIRKNGWAKNGSKTHKGQNAIYFLPIPVDGSIQ; encoded by the exons ATGACCGAGCGGGATTTAACCGCTTTCACCCTCTTACCGACCGCCACCGAGCACAAAGATCCCAAACATAACTCTCTGCAAAAACTTTACTGCAGGAATGGAGGATACCATCTCCGGATCCAACCCAGCGGGACGGTGGACGCCAGTCGGCAAGAGAACGACGCTTACA CTCTTTTAAAGGTAAAAGCAGTGAAAGCAGGATTGGTGGCCATTAGGGGACATGAGACTGGACTGTACCTGGCAATGGATAAATATGGAAAACTTTATGGCAct GTCACGTTGAACGATGAGTGTTACTTCGTTGAGAAGATGGAGGAGAACCATTACAACACATACCGCTCGCAGAGGTATCAGGAGAACGGAGACTGGTACGTGGGGATCAGGAAAAACGGATGGGCCAAAAACGGCTCCAAAACTCACAAGGGCCAAAATGCTATCTACTTCCTGCCAATTCCAGTGGATGGCAGCATTCAGTAA